In Aegilops tauschii subsp. strangulata cultivar AL8/78 chromosome 3, Aet v6.0, whole genome shotgun sequence, one genomic interval encodes:
- the LOC109777491 gene encoding histone H2B.4-like, with translation MAPKAAEKKPAEKTPAGKKPKAEKKVPASKEGGGEKKGKKKSKKSVETYKIYIFKVLKQVHPDIGISSKAMSIMNSFINDIFEKLAGESAKLARYNKKPTITSREIQTSVRLVLPGELAKHAVSEGTKAVTKFTSA, from the coding sequence ATGGCGCCCAAGGCTGCCGAGAAGAAGCCGGCAGAGAAGACCCCCGCGGGCAAGAAACCCAAGGCGGAGAAGAAGGTGCCGGCGTCCAAGGAGGGCGGGggcgagaagaaggggaagaagaagtccaagaagAGCGTGGAGACGTACAAGATCTACATCTTCAAGGTGCTGAAGCAGGTGCACCCGGACATCGGGATCTCCTCCAAGGCCATGTCCATCATGAACTCCTTCATCAACGACATCTTCGAGAAGCTGGCCGGCGAGTCGGCCAAGCTGGCGCGGTACAACAAGAAGCCCACCATCACGTCCCGGGAGATCCAGACCTCCGTCCGCCTCGTCCTCCCCGGCGAGCTCGCCAAGCACGCCGTCTCCGAGGGCACCAAGGCCGTCACCAAGTTCACCTCCGC